One stretch of Spirochaeta lutea DNA includes these proteins:
- a CDS encoding helix-hairpin-helix domain-containing protein, which translates to MTRLFPPIALRSHYSLLRGIHSPESLCRMARFWGTSYIGITDLHSWYGLPDIWTRARDAGLSVLTGIDVSDEDDPDMVFLIYARNDPGFRRINTLVSTILETESLKNNPARFCAQWLVEHASADLAVVISPNERTRALEQLGPEKLGLYAGLTWGLPYHRILSWASDLSIPVIGLNRGVWVDEEDRFQGDLRQAIRLQCRYEELPIRLKLRDWQQIVDPGEVTRYFAPVPRVAETTRAFCREWENTMTFPRHWTFPSFQGLSEDQAHRRLVSLCRNGVKKRYGSLTQAIRQRLNRELGIIKEKNFSNYFLVVHDIVRRTPRTCGRGSAAASIVSYLLGLTHVDPLKYDLFFERFLNSGRKDPPDIDIDFPWDERAATLEYVFSRYPGHSAMVADHVTFAGKSAVREIAKALGLDGDEQSRMVALWSSGKDDMLPPVLLRHSRLLRGSPRYIGTHPGGVVITPGLISDYTHVQTSGLGWPVIAWEKDGTEDMGLVKIDLLGNRSLAVLRDCIELINPVRVQRGEAPIDWQTFQPLEDSQTRALLESGDSLGIFYVESPATRQLLRKMRTASFEHLVVASSIIRPAANRYIQLYVERLHGAPYTDVHPRVSTILKDTYGIMVYQEDVSRVAMAAAGFTSAQADGLRKTLSRKDKALRLSAYQEQFVQGAQRQGIGQNAIDELWQMIISFDGYSFCKSHSASYALVSYKLAYIRARYPQVFFTCVINNGGGFYSKQVYLNALPRLGFTILPPNINKSEWMFSLENRGVRVGLSQLRFVSSSVIDRILESRKEGGVFTSLAELLRRVPMNYTEISILIRSGCLDSISGGQTRPGLMWQAFHINRPGYRAKERRITLSPYQPLHSGDEHARGITYGGREMQHQNGHGSRRPGLNPGERERTPANSAPQPGHLRQSRAGRAAMQREGEPGGGELFPLEETASAPLPRIPLPEYSLETRVSDECRTMGLMISRHPALIQEERRNEVFFRLGGPGEPVDSRRISECAEGTRVHFVANLVTGKQVATKNARLMIFLTFEDQFGFIETVVFPDRYDGVLREISGGSQLIVYLVQGIVRWDQGVCTVEIAEVESISGGSDTFPGESFLGY; encoded by the coding sequence ATGACGAGGTTGTTTCCGCCCATAGCACTACGGTCCCATTATTCGCTACTGAGAGGAATCCATTCACCGGAATCATTATGCCGTATGGCACGGTTCTGGGGGACGTCGTACATTGGTATTACTGATCTGCATAGTTGGTACGGCCTGCCGGATATTTGGACCAGAGCCCGGGATGCCGGGCTATCGGTTCTTACAGGTATTGATGTATCCGATGAAGACGATCCCGATATGGTTTTTCTGATTTACGCACGTAATGATCCGGGATTCCGGCGTATTAACACCCTAGTTAGCACTATCCTGGAAACCGAGTCTCTGAAGAATAATCCTGCCCGGTTCTGTGCTCAGTGGCTGGTTGAGCACGCATCGGCTGATCTCGCAGTTGTTATAAGCCCCAATGAGCGTACCCGCGCCCTGGAGCAGCTGGGGCCGGAAAAGCTGGGGTTGTATGCGGGCCTTACCTGGGGCTTGCCGTACCACCGGATCCTCTCTTGGGCTTCCGATCTGTCCATACCGGTGATAGGGCTTAACCGCGGGGTCTGGGTTGATGAGGAGGATCGATTTCAGGGAGATCTACGCCAGGCCATCAGGTTACAGTGCAGGTATGAGGAGCTTCCGATTCGACTGAAATTACGGGACTGGCAGCAGATTGTAGATCCCGGGGAGGTTACCCGATACTTCGCCCCGGTACCCCGGGTAGCGGAGACAACCCGGGCTTTTTGCCGGGAATGGGAAAATACCATGACCTTCCCCCGTCACTGGACCTTTCCGAGCTTCCAGGGGCTTTCAGAGGATCAGGCTCATCGAAGGCTGGTATCTCTTTGTAGAAACGGGGTGAAAAAACGCTACGGATCCCTAACCCAGGCAATACGCCAGCGTTTGAACAGGGAGCTGGGCATTATTAAAGAAAAGAACTTTTCTAATTATTTTCTGGTCGTTCATGATATTGTGCGCCGGACCCCCCGGACCTGCGGCCGGGGTAGTGCTGCGGCAAGTATTGTCTCCTATCTTCTGGGGCTGACACACGTTGATCCGCTGAAATACGATCTTTTTTTTGAACGGTTCCTAAATTCCGGACGAAAAGACCCTCCCGATATCGATATTGATTTTCCCTGGGATGAACGGGCTGCTACCCTTGAATACGTCTTCTCACGATACCCCGGTCACTCCGCCATGGTCGCCGACCATGTGACCTTTGCAGGAAAATCAGCGGTACGGGAGATCGCCAAGGCCCTGGGGTTGGACGGGGATGAACAAAGCCGCATGGTAGCCCTCTGGAGCAGCGGGAAGGATGACATGCTTCCGCCGGTGCTTCTCCGTCATAGCCGGTTGCTCCGAGGTTCCCCGCGGTACATCGGGACCCACCCCGGAGGCGTGGTTATCACTCCAGGCTTGATATCAGACTATACCCATGTTCAAACCTCTGGGCTTGGTTGGCCCGTTATTGCCTGGGAGAAGGACGGCACCGAGGACATGGGGCTGGTAAAGATTGATCTATTGGGCAATAGATCGCTGGCCGTGCTTCGGGATTGCATTGAGCTCATAAATCCGGTGAGAGTCCAACGGGGTGAAGCCCCTATCGATTGGCAGACCTTTCAGCCCCTGGAGGACTCTCAAACCAGAGCACTTCTTGAATCGGGGGATTCCCTGGGGATCTTTTATGTTGAATCTCCGGCGACGCGGCAGCTGCTCAGAAAGATGCGGACCGCTTCCTTTGAGCATCTTGTTGTTGCAAGTTCGATTATTCGTCCTGCAGCCAACCGGTATATCCAATTATATGTGGAGCGTCTCCATGGGGCGCCATACACCGATGTTCATCCCAGGGTATCTACCATCCTCAAGGATACCTACGGCATTATGGTTTACCAAGAAGATGTATCCCGGGTTGCTATGGCCGCTGCAGGGTTTACCAGCGCACAGGCCGATGGACTACGCAAGACACTCTCCCGGAAAGACAAGGCATTGCGGTTGTCGGCGTACCAGGAACAGTTCGTCCAGGGGGCCCAGAGGCAGGGAATAGGGCAGAACGCCATTGATGAATTATGGCAGATGATCATATCCTTCGACGGATACTCGTTTTGTAAGAGTCACAGCGCATCCTACGCATTAGTGTCCTACAAACTTGCCTATATTCGAGCCCGGTATCCCCAGGTGTTTTTTACCTGCGTCATTAATAATGGAGGAGGGTTTTACTCCAAACAGGTTTATCTGAATGCCCTTCCTCGACTCGGATTCACCATCCTTCCGCCGAACATCAATAAAAGTGAGTGGATGTTTTCCCTGGAAAACCGGGGGGTACGGGTCGGACTTTCCCAACTTCGGTTTGTTTCCAGCTCCGTGATTGATCGGATTCTCGAATCCCGGAAGGAAGGGGGTGTATTCACCTCCTTAGCGGAACTGCTTCGCCGGGTCCCCATGAATTATACCGAGATTTCTATCCTCATCCGGAGTGGATGTCTGGATTCGATTTCGGGAGGGCAAACCCGGCCGGGGTTGATGTGGCAGGCTTTCCATATAAACAGGCCAGGGTACCGAGCCAAGGAGCGTCGAATCACCCTGTCACCCTATCAACCCCTTCATTCCGGTGATGAGCATGCCAGAGGGATTACCTACGGCGGGCGGGAGATGCAACATCAGAACGGCCACGGATCTCGTCGTCCAGGGCTCAACCCCGGAGAGAGGGAGAGGACGCCGGCGAATTCGGCGCCCCAACCGGGACACTTGCGCCAGTCCCGGGCCGGGAGAGCTGCTATGCAGCGTGAGGGGGAACCCGGGGGTGGGGAACTTTTTCCCCTGGAAGAAACGGCTTCGGCTCCGCTGCCGAGAATTCCCCTTCCTGAGTATTCCCTTGAAACCCGGGTATCCGATGAGTGCCGAACCATGGGGTTGATGATTTCCCGCCATCCGGCATTAATTCAAGAGGAACGGCGCAACGAGGTGTTTTTCCGGCTTGGGGGTCCCGGGGAGCCTGTGGATTCCCGGAGGATTTCAGAATGTGCCGAGGGGACCAGGGTCCACTTTGTGGCAAATTTGGTTACCGGAAAGCAGGTGGCGACCAAAAATGCGCGGCTTATGATCTTTTTGACCTTTGAGGATCAATTCGGCTTTATAGAAACGGTGGTTTTTCCAGACCGATACGATGGGGTTCTCAGGGAGATCTCGGGGGGCAGCCAGCTGATCGTATACCTGGTGCAGGGGATTGTCCGGTGGGATCAGGGGGTGTGCACGGTCGAAATCGCCGAGGTGGAGTCTATTTCCGGCGGTTCTGATACCTTCCCGGGTGAATCATTCTTGGGGTACTGA
- a CDS encoding alpha/beta hydrolase, whose product MKLTRIPPTTRIAGPCSPLLYKGREDRPAILLIHGFTGGPHDMHYLAQGIADQGFTVSVPRLPGHGTNGDDFIQSSAKQWLRHSIDSYLDLRRTNETVLVGGLSMGGVLALLLAAQFPVEGLMLFAPALVVSNPLIGLSKLIGSMIPRTRHVPRVDEEAEPELQEIQRQYGSFTWIRQGGELYRLQRMCRKSLGHITADTMMVLSQQDITVPLRSGEIIKRRINAKQLDYKIYTQSGHVITNGIEKEKALADTLEWLSKRV is encoded by the coding sequence ATGAAACTTACGCGAATCCCTCCTACAACCCGCATCGCCGGACCCTGCTCCCCCCTCTTATACAAGGGAAGAGAGGACCGACCCGCCATTCTCCTGATTCACGGATTTACCGGCGGGCCCCATGATATGCACTATCTTGCCCAGGGCATTGCTGACCAGGGATTCACCGTGTCTGTACCCCGATTACCGGGGCATGGAACCAACGGGGATGATTTTATTCAAAGCAGCGCAAAGCAGTGGCTTCGTCACAGCATAGATTCCTATCTTGATTTACGGAGAACTAATGAAACGGTGCTGGTGGGAGGATTATCCATGGGGGGAGTACTGGCCTTACTCCTAGCGGCTCAGTTCCCCGTTGAGGGCCTCATGCTGTTTGCACCCGCTCTAGTTGTAAGCAATCCATTGATCGGCCTCTCAAAACTCATTGGCAGTATGATTCCCCGAACCCGTCACGTTCCTAGAGTAGACGAAGAAGCTGAACCGGAGCTTCAAGAAATACAGCGTCAATATGGCTCCTTTACGTGGATCCGCCAGGGGGGAGAGCTGTATAGGCTCCAACGGATGTGCCGGAAAAGCCTAGGTCATATAACCGCGGACACCATGATGGTCTTGTCCCAGCAGGATATAACCGTACCCCTGCGGTCTGGCGAGATAATAAAGCGTAGGATCAATGCAAAACAACTAGACTATAAAATCTATACCCAAAGCGGTCATGTCATTACCAACGGAATTGAAAAGGAAAAAGCCCTCGCCGATACCCTGGAATGGCTTTCTAAAAGGGTGTAG
- a CDS encoding helix-hairpin-helix domain-containing protein, whose translation MVLSKQTGEAAGVSSKTADAVLTLLSEGATIPFIARYRKELTGGLDETQIMKIRDTAEELKALHHRRDYIIKTIEAQGKLSPALKQAIQQAQTLMDLEDLYLPFKKGRQTRADRAREKGLGPAAEAAWGNPESPLGAIRGWAKMHGLQEVQETVGGVQDILAEGCAQNHLLRSALREVFNKKSHLTSTCIKARLEKPGSPALLSEYQKFKDYYDWKEGITAVPGHRIHAVFRGMSLGILRVKVEPPEDEVFNLMEASGLPMGWKKSRGEDRQFWEQIYLDSYKRLLFPSLQNEIFQQLKQKADAQSVELFAGNIRSMLLAPPFRRTPVLAVDPGFRTGCKAVVLDADGRLLHWQTIFPTEPKNDLRGTREFIETVVEEHGIGCVAVGNGTAGRETEQIIRDVLQNSIPVLLVDERGASVYSASESARREFPDLDVTYRGAVSIGRRLQDPLNELVKIHPWAMGVGQYQHDVDQALLQKRLGEEVELCVNAVGVDINRAGTEILSYISGLTQKTAQAVVEHRSTQGPFTHRRELLKVPGVGEKAFQQAAGFLRTPGGHNPLDATGIHPEMYGVIEDLEKISGTSVADIMDQGGFSCLPHNPLETWKKKWFSSQSGFGLPTLTLIEQELAHPGRDPRPEFEIQDFDPRVHSLEDLEEGQILPGKVTNITSFGVFVDLGVHQDGLIHISKLDTGFVRDPAAVVAPGEWVTVRILGLDLQRKRISLERLIPSKGKSSP comes from the coding sequence ATGGTTTTATCCAAACAGACTGGGGAGGCTGCGGGCGTCTCCAGTAAAACCGCAGATGCGGTTTTAACCCTTCTTAGCGAGGGTGCCACCATTCCGTTCATTGCCCGGTACCGCAAGGAGCTTACCGGGGGATTGGATGAAACCCAGATAATGAAAATCCGGGATACCGCAGAGGAACTGAAGGCCCTACATCACCGAAGAGACTATATCATTAAAACCATCGAGGCTCAGGGGAAGCTTTCCCCTGCGCTGAAGCAGGCCATTCAGCAGGCGCAAACCCTTATGGATCTGGAGGATCTGTACCTGCCATTTAAGAAGGGCAGGCAGACCAGGGCCGATAGGGCCAGGGAGAAGGGCCTGGGACCTGCCGCCGAGGCTGCCTGGGGTAATCCGGAATCTCCCCTAGGGGCCATCCGGGGGTGGGCGAAGATGCATGGCCTACAAGAGGTTCAGGAGACGGTTGGGGGTGTGCAGGATATTCTCGCTGAGGGCTGTGCACAGAATCACCTGCTTAGATCAGCTCTCCGGGAGGTATTCAATAAAAAATCCCATCTTACCTCTACCTGTATCAAAGCGCGGTTGGAGAAACCCGGGAGCCCAGCTCTTCTCTCGGAGTACCAGAAATTTAAGGATTACTATGACTGGAAAGAGGGTATTACCGCTGTTCCCGGTCATCGGATCCACGCGGTGTTTCGAGGGATGAGCCTGGGTATCCTCCGGGTGAAGGTGGAGCCCCCGGAAGACGAGGTTTTTAACTTGATGGAAGCCTCTGGCTTGCCCATGGGGTGGAAAAAATCAAGGGGTGAGGATCGACAATTCTGGGAGCAGATCTACCTCGATAGTTATAAACGCCTTCTCTTTCCTAGCCTGCAAAACGAAATCTTCCAGCAGCTTAAGCAGAAGGCGGACGCCCAGTCGGTGGAGCTATTTGCAGGAAATATCCGATCTATGCTGCTGGCTCCACCCTTCCGGCGCACGCCGGTGTTAGCCGTCGACCCCGGGTTTCGTACAGGCTGCAAGGCTGTTGTATTAGATGCGGATGGAAGGTTGCTCCATTGGCAGACCATCTTTCCTACGGAGCCAAAGAATGATCTGAGGGGAACCCGGGAGTTTATAGAAACGGTCGTAGAAGAACATGGTATTGGCTGTGTTGCCGTGGGAAACGGAACCGCAGGCCGGGAAACGGAGCAGATCATTCGGGATGTCCTGCAGAATTCCATCCCAGTGCTCCTGGTGGATGAGCGGGGTGCTAGTGTCTATTCCGCCAGCGAATCCGCGAGACGGGAGTTTCCTGATTTAGATGTAACCTATCGGGGTGCTGTTTCCATAGGAAGACGACTTCAGGATCCTCTCAATGAATTAGTAAAAATTCATCCCTGGGCAATGGGTGTTGGACAGTACCAGCATGATGTTGACCAGGCGCTCCTCCAAAAACGTCTGGGCGAGGAGGTTGAACTCTGTGTGAACGCCGTGGGAGTTGATATAAATCGGGCCGGTACGGAAATTCTTTCGTACATTTCTGGTCTTACGCAGAAAACTGCCCAGGCGGTGGTGGAGCACCGTTCTACCCAGGGCCCCTTTACGCACCGTCGAGAACTGTTGAAGGTGCCGGGTGTGGGGGAAAAGGCGTTTCAGCAGGCAGCCGGGTTCCTCAGGACTCCAGGGGGGCACAATCCCTTAGACGCAACGGGTATCCATCCGGAAATGTACGGCGTTATTGAGGATCTGGAGAAGATTTCCGGTACCTCTGTAGCAGACATTATGGATCAAGGGGGATTTTCATGCCTTCCGCACAACCCCCTTGAGACTTGGAAGAAAAAATGGTTTTCTTCCCAGAGCGGATTCGGTCTTCCGACCCTCACCCTCATTGAGCAGGAACTCGCTCATCCCGGCCGTGATCCGCGGCCGGAGTTTGAAATACAGGATTTTGATCCCCGGGTACATTCCCTAGAAGATCTTGAAGAGGGACAGATCCTCCCCGGAAAAGTCACCAATATTACTTCCTTTGGTGTATTTGTCGACCTCGGGGTTCATCAAGACGGACTCATTCATATTTCAAAGCTGGACACCGGGTTTGTTCGGGATCCAGCTGCAGTGGTTGCTCCCGGAGAATGGGTTACCGTGCGAATTCTAGGCCTTGACCTTCAACGAAAACGAATAAGCCTGGAACGGCTTATTCCTTCCAAGGGAAAATCATCCCCTTAA
- a CDS encoding queuosine precursor transporter, with amino-acid sequence MANELWWLLLLVTNFAAILFIYRFMGRIGILIWIPIATIIANIQVLKTIELFGVTATLGNIVYATSFLVTDILSENYGKKSARSAVLIGFFSLITATVVMNIALGFLPSPEDFAQESLVTLFSILPRITLASLAAYGISQIHDIWAYQFWRQKLPASRYIWVRNNASTMVSQLIDTLIFNTIAFAGVFPWDIWWEINLTTYLLKWLVAGLDTPLVYIAARWFSRGKIRELETRLD; translated from the coding sequence ATGGCTAATGAACTCTGGTGGCTGCTTTTATTGGTTACAAACTTTGCCGCCATCCTATTCATCTATCGGTTTATGGGCCGGATTGGAATTCTCATTTGGATTCCCATTGCGACCATCATCGCCAACATCCAGGTGTTAAAAACCATCGAGCTTTTCGGAGTGACTGCGACCCTGGGTAACATCGTATACGCTACAAGCTTTCTGGTTACGGATATCCTCTCAGAAAACTATGGAAAAAAGAGCGCCCGCTCGGCCGTGCTGATTGGCTTTTTCTCTCTCATCACTGCTACCGTCGTTATGAATATCGCCCTCGGGTTCCTACCTTCACCGGAGGATTTCGCCCAGGAGAGTCTGGTTACCCTGTTCAGTATCCTTCCCCGGATTACCCTGGCGAGTCTAGCAGCCTACGGAATAAGTCAGATACATGATATTTGGGCCTACCAGTTCTGGCGGCAAAAGCTGCCCGCCTCTCGGTATATTTGGGTGCGCAATAATGCGAGTACCATGGTCAGTCAGCTCATCGATACCCTCATCTTTAATACCATCGCCTTTGCCGGGGTGTTCCCATGGGATATATGGTGGGAAATTAATCTTACTACCTACCTGTTAAAGTGGTTGGTTGCTGGCCTCGACACCCCACTGGTATATATTGCCGCACGGTGGTTTTCCCGGGGAAAGATCCGGGAGCTAGAAACAAGGCTGGATTAA
- a CDS encoding DUF3095 family protein codes for MKQEDSRDSPITSMNEYSQLPILKDIVAAAKTPGWTVPGEFFVACTDVRNSTEALEEGHYKHVNVAGALGIMAIARVYQTLDLPFSFGGDGMFCLVDRERVSAVKEALGKLVRDVDEFFGLDLRGALIPVEALYARGVSLGVSKYRVSPTYTQAVFHGRGLVVADQLLKSPGLEESGWNISPDTGTEPGDYQGFSCRWQDIPSKKDFTCAIIVEPRGFYSGEMILQAIWDIFGGAEGYHPIQAPDEMKMGGPKSSWKLEARLTGRFRRGLGYLLGLFRTRLLMAFVGMVRVLRIPLRVGLYEVHNVAQQNREASDFQKLDGSLKIILSADRQELDALERVLEAEYRNGNCYYGIHTTHSAHMTCLASLDSGHDIHFLDATDGGYTFAAKKLKQQRREPQELPDGQSSFFSTLAPHYETIFSLGRDTLSFVQGILDESPGVGEDGAPLGFLDIGCATGELLRTVAKNRPDRFCVGFDYDPKMVQQAESAVSDLGLPLSRVRVYRGDFTASASYSIARQQGRYALITCLGNTLIHSRNKETLGEVLRTWRSMLAPEGYLLIQLLNYDMLRRTRGEDFPPIHAGNLTFLRRYEYPNTGDILFHTKLIDEQGGVHTNRERIYSIDPPTLGKALRNAGYQDIQWFSGFSSSPLERDDPVVVCLVRV; via the coding sequence ATGAAACAAGAAGACAGCAGGGATTCCCCTATCACATCAATGAATGAGTATTCCCAACTACCAATCCTGAAGGATATAGTTGCGGCTGCCAAAACACCGGGGTGGACCGTACCCGGGGAGTTTTTTGTGGCCTGTACCGATGTACGTAACTCGACTGAGGCCTTGGAAGAGGGGCATTATAAACATGTAAATGTAGCCGGCGCACTGGGCATTATGGCTATCGCACGGGTCTATCAAACCCTGGATCTACCCTTCAGTTTTGGCGGTGATGGTATGTTCTGCCTCGTTGATCGCGAAAGGGTTTCAGCGGTTAAAGAGGCCTTGGGAAAACTGGTCCGGGATGTGGACGAATTCTTCGGTTTAGATTTGAGAGGGGCCCTCATCCCGGTCGAAGCGCTGTATGCCAGGGGGGTATCCTTGGGGGTAAGCAAGTATCGTGTATCTCCAACCTATACCCAGGCGGTGTTTCATGGGCGGGGATTGGTTGTGGCAGACCAGCTATTAAAATCACCTGGCCTGGAGGAATCCGGTTGGAACATTTCGCCGGACACGGGAACAGAACCCGGTGATTACCAGGGATTCAGCTGTCGTTGGCAGGATATTCCCAGTAAGAAGGATTTTACCTGTGCGATTATTGTTGAACCCCGAGGGTTCTATTCCGGAGAGATGATTCTCCAGGCGATATGGGACATCTTCGGCGGAGCTGAAGGGTACCATCCCATTCAAGCGCCGGATGAAATGAAGATGGGCGGACCAAAAAGCAGCTGGAAGCTGGAGGCAAGGCTGACCGGCAGATTCCGCCGGGGATTGGGATATCTCTTGGGACTATTCCGTACCCGCTTGTTAATGGCCTTTGTTGGAATGGTCCGTGTTCTGAGAATTCCCCTGCGGGTGGGATTGTATGAGGTACATAATGTTGCCCAGCAGAACAGAGAGGCCAGCGATTTTCAGAAGCTTGATGGTTCCCTTAAGATAATCCTTTCAGCAGACCGGCAGGAGTTAGATGCCCTGGAACGAGTTCTTGAGGCTGAATACCGGAATGGAAACTGTTATTACGGAATTCATACAACTCACTCCGCCCACATGACGTGCCTAGCGAGTCTCGATTCAGGACATGATATACACTTCCTTGATGCTACGGACGGGGGGTATACCTTTGCGGCGAAGAAGCTTAAACAACAGCGACGTGAGCCCCAGGAGCTTCCGGACGGTCAGAGCAGCTTCTTTTCTACATTGGCACCCCACTATGAGACGATTTTCAGCCTTGGCAGGGACACCCTCTCGTTTGTCCAGGGGATATTGGATGAGAGTCCGGGGGTGGGAGAGGATGGTGCTCCCTTGGGCTTCCTTGATATCGGATGTGCCACTGGTGAACTTCTGCGTACCGTGGCCAAGAATCGACCCGATAGATTTTGTGTCGGTTTCGATTACGATCCAAAGATGGTTCAGCAGGCCGAATCGGCGGTTTCTGATTTGGGATTACCACTATCCCGGGTGCGAGTGTATCGAGGTGATTTCACTGCTTCTGCATCCTACAGTATTGCTAGGCAACAGGGCCGGTACGCCCTCATCACCTGTCTAGGAAATACCCTCATCCATTCCCGGAATAAAGAGACCCTAGGTGAGGTGCTAAGAACCTGGAGAAGTATGCTTGCTCCCGAGGGATACCTGCTCATACAACTGCTTAATTATGATATGCTCCGTCGTACCCGAGGAGAGGATTTTCCTCCCATTCATGCCGGAAACCTTACCTTTCTACGCCGGTACGAATATCCCAATACCGGTGATATTCTGTTCCATACAAAGTTGATAGATGAACAGGGGGGAGTCCATACGAACCGAGAGAGAATCTACAGCATTGATCCTCCCACCCTCGGCAAGGCCCTAAGAAACGCTGGTTATCAAGATATTCAATGGTTTTCAGGCTTCTCCTCATCTCCCTTGGAACGGGATGATCCGGTGGTGGTCTGCCTCGTCCGGGTATAG
- the rlmB gene encoding 23S rRNA (guanosine(2251)-2'-O)-methyltransferase RlmB: protein MSNKNYITTGLHAIEEYLKTGKPGMLYIRRDVPRRIARMIHGAEGSALEITRLSRVELDSLVREKTGSPDNQGCLLISGSKGAKKDTERVKTGTSGSSSGTQNGVGKHKNPPKTLEDFLHTCSRIPEDCAVVILLDGVTDPHNLGAVLRIADQFQIDGVFIPEKRSVKVNQTVSRVSSGADQHVTCIEVTNLVRTIERLKDAGFWIYGADMGGAAIPQVDLARNVALVLGSEGRGISTLAAKRCDQIISIPTQGNIDSLNVSVAAGILSYETRRQQGFPYHINE, encoded by the coding sequence GTGAGCAATAAAAACTACATCACTACAGGCTTGCATGCCATAGAAGAGTACCTCAAAACAGGGAAACCGGGGATGCTCTATATTCGCAGGGATGTACCGAGACGTATTGCACGGATGATCCATGGGGCTGAGGGTTCTGCCCTCGAAATAACACGGCTGAGCCGTGTTGAGCTTGATAGCCTGGTACGTGAAAAAACCGGAAGTCCAGATAACCAGGGATGCCTGCTCATCTCTGGGTCAAAAGGCGCGAAGAAGGATACTGAGAGGGTTAAAACAGGAACCTCCGGTTCATCATCAGGGACTCAGAACGGGGTGGGGAAGCATAAGAATCCCCCGAAAACCTTGGAAGATTTTTTACATACCTGCAGCCGTATTCCTGAGGATTGTGCTGTGGTTATACTTCTTGACGGGGTTACCGATCCCCATAATCTCGGCGCGGTATTACGAATAGCAGATCAATTTCAAATTGATGGCGTTTTTATACCGGAAAAACGCTCGGTGAAGGTAAACCAAACCGTTTCTCGGGTTTCTTCCGGTGCCGATCAGCACGTTACCTGTATTGAGGTGACCAACTTGGTTAGGACCATAGAGCGTTTAAAGGATGCAGGATTCTGGATCTACGGCGCCGATATGGGAGGAGCAGCGATTCCCCAGGTGGACCTAGCACGAAATGTCGCCCTGGTCCTAGGAAGCGAGGGAAGAGGTATCAGTACCCTCGCGGCGAAACGATGCGACCAGATTATTTCGATTCCCACCCAGGGAAACATTGATTCTCTCAATGTCAGTGTCGCAGCAGGTATACTAAGTTATGAAACAAGAAGACAGCAGGGATTCCCCTATCACATCAATGAATGA